From Heliomicrobium modesticaldum Ice1, a single genomic window includes:
- the fabK gene encoding enoyl-[acyl-carrier-protein] reductase FabK encodes MRTVLCDLLGIRYPVLQGGMAWVATAELAAAVSEAGGLGIVGAGQAPAEWLDNEIRKIKARTSKPFGVNVMLMSPHVDAIIDRIIEHRVPVITTGAGNPGKYIPRLKEIGTKVIPVVSAVALAQRLEKSGVDALIAEGMESGGHVGELTTMALVPQIVDAVKIPVIAAGGIADGRQFAAALSLGAVGVQMGTRFMCANECTIHRNVKAMVLKAKDRDTVVTGRPTGHPVRVLKNKLVRQFEEMERRAAPAEEMEALGVGKLRMAMVEGDVEMGSVMAGQVAAMVCREQSAAEIIEEIIAETEKVLARLGGMAAESQEA; translated from the coding sequence GTGAGAACCGTTTTGTGTGATCTCTTGGGGATCCGCTATCCTGTGCTGCAAGGCGGGATGGCTTGGGTGGCCACGGCGGAACTGGCGGCAGCCGTCTCGGAAGCCGGCGGTTTGGGCATCGTCGGCGCCGGACAGGCGCCGGCGGAATGGCTGGACAATGAGATTAGGAAGATCAAGGCGCGTACATCGAAGCCCTTCGGCGTCAACGTGATGCTTATGTCCCCCCATGTGGATGCCATCATCGATCGGATCATCGAACACCGCGTTCCGGTGATCACCACTGGCGCCGGCAACCCTGGCAAGTACATTCCACGCCTGAAGGAAATCGGCACGAAGGTCATCCCCGTCGTCTCCGCCGTAGCCCTGGCCCAGCGTTTGGAGAAGTCCGGCGTCGACGCGCTGATCGCCGAAGGGATGGAGTCGGGCGGCCATGTAGGTGAACTGACGACGATGGCCCTCGTGCCCCAGATCGTCGACGCTGTCAAGATCCCTGTCATCGCCGCCGGCGGCATCGCCGACGGGCGCCAGTTTGCGGCAGCCCTCAGCTTGGGTGCCGTAGGTGTGCAGATGGGCACTCGGTTCATGTGCGCCAATGAGTGCACCATCCACCGGAATGTGAAGGCCATGGTGCTCAAAGCGAAGGATCGCGACACTGTCGTCACGGGGCGCCCGACAGGCCATCCCGTGCGGGTGTTAAAGAACAAGCTCGTTCGTCAGTTTGAGGAGATGGAGCGGCGGGCTGCGCCGGCGGAGGAAATGGAAGCCCTCGGCGTCGGCAAATTGCGCATGGCCATGGTGGAAGGCGACGTGGAGATGGGCTCGGTCATGGCCGGTCAGGTGGCTGCCATGGTTTGCCGGGAGCAAAGCGCCGCTGAGATCATCGAGGAAATCATCGCCGAAACGGAAAAGGTGCTCGCCCGTTTGGGCGGCATGGCGGCAGAATCACAGGAGGCATAA
- the fabD gene encoding ACP S-malonyltransferase, translated as MTKTLFMFPGQGSQFVGMGADLVRHYSEACQVFAEADDTLGFSLSRLCFEGPEEELRLTANTQPALLAVSIAYFRVLAAKGWKADWVAGHSLGEYSALVAAGSLTLADGLRLVRQRGLFMQEAVPAGQGTMAAIMGLEAEAVEEVCRQAATALGGVVEPANFNGAGQVVIAGERLAVEKAMELAKVAGAKRALLLNVSAPFHCSLMRPAAERMAGLLRTAAIADPVIPLVANVTAAPVCDAERVRENLILQVDHPVRWEQSIRFLADQGVTRFVEVGPGKVLSGLVRKIAKGAEVLAAGDIQA; from the coding sequence ATGACAAAGACACTGTTCATGTTTCCCGGGCAGGGATCCCAGTTTGTCGGCATGGGCGCCGATCTGGTTCGCCACTACAGCGAAGCCTGCCAGGTTTTTGCTGAAGCCGACGATACACTCGGTTTTTCGCTCAGCCGGCTCTGCTTCGAAGGCCCTGAAGAGGAACTTCGCCTGACAGCCAATACCCAACCGGCGCTCTTAGCCGTCTCCATCGCTTATTTCCGGGTGCTGGCGGCGAAAGGGTGGAAGGCCGACTGGGTGGCCGGCCACAGCCTGGGCGAGTACTCGGCGCTGGTGGCGGCAGGCAGCCTGACACTGGCTGATGGCTTGCGCCTGGTTCGCCAGCGGGGGCTCTTTATGCAGGAGGCCGTGCCGGCCGGACAAGGGACAATGGCGGCCATCATGGGGCTGGAGGCGGAAGCCGTGGAAGAGGTCTGCCGGCAGGCCGCAACCGCCCTCGGTGGGGTGGTCGAACCGGCCAACTTCAATGGCGCCGGTCAGGTGGTCATCGCCGGAGAGCGGTTGGCAGTCGAGAAGGCGATGGAACTGGCCAAGGTGGCCGGCGCCAAGCGCGCCCTTTTGCTGAACGTGAGCGCCCCCTTTCACTGCTCTCTCATGCGACCGGCGGCGGAGCGCATGGCCGGTTTGCTCCGGACGGCGGCCATCGCCGATCCGGTCATCCCGCTGGTGGCCAACGTGACGGCGGCGCCTGTCTGCGATGCGGAAAGGGTCCGGGAAAACCTGATTCTCCAAGTCGACCATCCTGTCCGGTGGGAGCAATCGATCCGTTTCCTCGCCGACCAGGGCGTTACCCGTTTTGTCGAGGTCGGTCCGGGGAAGGTTCTCTCCGGTTTGGTCCGCAAGATCGCCAAAGGGGCCGAAGTCCTCGCGGCAGGCGATATCCAGGCCTAG
- the fabG gene encoding 3-oxoacyl-[acyl-carrier-protein] reductase: MGVDKRAALITGGSRGIGRAIALQLAAKGYAVAVNYAGSADKASAVVDEIISTGGEAFAVQADVSQPEQVDAMIQKALDTFGRLDVLVNNAAITRDNLLMRLKEDDWNNVIDTNLKGVYLCTKGVVKIMLKQRSGRIVNITSVVGQTGNAGQANYAAAKAGVIAFTKSVAKEVGSRNITVNAVAPGYIQTDMTEKLPAEVREHFVRSIPLGRMGQPDDVAKVVAFLVSEDAAYITGQTINVDGGLVMI; the protein is encoded by the coding sequence ATGGGTGTAGACAAGCGGGCGGCCTTGATCACGGGCGGATCGCGCGGGATCGGACGAGCTATCGCCCTCCAACTGGCGGCCAAGGGCTATGCCGTGGCTGTCAATTACGCCGGAAGCGCTGACAAGGCCAGCGCCGTCGTAGACGAGATCATCTCGACCGGGGGAGAGGCCTTCGCCGTGCAGGCCGATGTGTCCCAACCGGAACAGGTTGACGCCATGATTCAGAAGGCGCTTGACACCTTTGGACGGCTCGACGTGTTGGTGAATAACGCGGCCATCACCCGGGATAATCTGTTAATGCGCTTGAAAGAAGACGATTGGAACAATGTGATCGATACCAACTTGAAAGGTGTCTATCTTTGCACCAAGGGCGTCGTCAAGATCATGCTCAAACAGCGGAGCGGGCGCATTGTCAATATTACCTCCGTTGTGGGCCAGACGGGCAACGCCGGTCAAGCCAATTACGCCGCCGCCAAAGCCGGTGTGATCGCCTTTACAAAGTCAGTGGCCAAAGAAGTGGGATCTCGCAACATCACAGTCAACGCCGTTGCGCCCGGATACATCCAGACAGATATGACGGAGAAACTGCCGGCCGAGGTGCGGGAACATTTTGTTCGCTCCATTCCTTTGGGACGGATGGGGCAACCGGACGATGTAGCGAAAGTGGTCGCTTTCCTGGTTTCTGAAGATGCGGCATATATTACAGGCCAGACGATCAACGTCGACGGCGGCTTAGTGATGATCTAG
- the acpP gene encoding acyl carrier protein — MSSIFDKVKAIVVEQLGVDEEEVTMETSFEDLNADSLDIVELVMALEEEFDIEIPDEDAEKIKTIGSAVEYIKENQ; from the coding sequence GTGTCATCCATTTTCGATAAAGTCAAAGCCATCGTGGTCGAACAATTAGGAGTTGACGAAGAAGAAGTCACCATGGAGACTTCTTTTGAAGATCTGAACGCCGACTCTTTGGATATTGTTGAACTGGTTATGGCGTTAGAAGAGGAATTCGATATCGAGATTCCTGACGAAGATGCGGAAAAGATCAAGACCATCGGGTCGGCTGTCGAGTATATCAAGGAAAATCAGTAG
- a CDS encoding NAD(P)H-dependent flavin oxidoreductase, whose protein sequence is MKLPELKIGHLVAKLPIIQGGMAIRISTAPLAAAVANEGGIGLIAATGMTLDELREEIREARRRTRGIIGINCLFAVREFPNLVKTAIKEGIDLVVSGAGFSRDMFQWGRESGTPIVPIVSSARLARMAEKLGAAAVVVEGKEAGGHLGTDEPMKKILPEVVASVDIPVIAAGGVIDGHDIVEVLNMGASGVQMGTRFAASEESAAAPEFKELYLRATHDDVILIDSPVGLPGRGLKTPFWHSLTSGADFSPKHCVGCLKHCSKRFCIVEALDKAQKGDLQTGLVFSGEHVERIKEILPVRRIVQNILQEVEAY, encoded by the coding sequence GTGAAGCTTCCGGAGTTAAAAATCGGTCACCTGGTGGCGAAGCTGCCCATCATCCAAGGCGGTATGGCGATTCGCATTTCCACGGCGCCCTTGGCGGCCGCCGTCGCCAACGAAGGCGGGATAGGCTTGATCGCGGCGACCGGCATGACCCTTGATGAACTGAGAGAAGAGATCCGCGAGGCCCGGCGTCGGACCCGAGGGATCATCGGTATCAACTGTCTTTTCGCTGTCCGCGAGTTTCCCAATCTGGTGAAGACGGCCATCAAAGAAGGCATCGATCTTGTCGTCTCCGGTGCCGGTTTTTCACGGGATATGTTCCAGTGGGGGAGGGAATCGGGCACCCCGATTGTCCCCATCGTCTCCTCGGCGCGGTTGGCCCGGATGGCGGAAAAACTGGGCGCCGCCGCCGTCGTTGTCGAAGGCAAGGAAGCCGGCGGGCACTTGGGCACCGACGAGCCGATGAAGAAAATACTGCCGGAAGTGGTTGCGTCCGTTGATATCCCGGTTATCGCCGCAGGTGGTGTCATCGACGGTCATGACATCGTCGAGGTGTTGAATATGGGTGCCAGTGGGGTGCAGATGGGTACCCGTTTCGCTGCCAGTGAGGAATCGGCGGCTGCGCCGGAGTTCAAAGAGTTGTATTTGCGGGCCACCCATGACGATGTAATCCTCATCGACAGCCCTGTCGGTCTGCCAGGTCGGGGCCTTAAAACCCCTTTTTGGCACAGCTTGACCAGCGGCGCCGATTTTTCCCCGAAACATTGCGTCGGATGTTTGAAGCACTGTTCTAAGCGGTTTTGCATCGTCGAGGCGCTCGATAAGGCCCAGAAGGGCGATCTTCAAACCGGTCTCGTCTTCTCGGGCGAGCATGTGGAGCGGATCAAGGAGATCCTGCCGGTTCGCCGGATCGTTCAGAACATCCTGCAGGAAGTGGAAGCGTATTAA
- the fabF gene encoding beta-ketoacyl-ACP synthase II encodes MSKRVVITGVGVVSPVGTGKEKFWSALTNGISGIGPVTRFDASDLPTQVAGEVKDFEPTQFLDRKEARRMDRFSQYGVAAAKMAIEDAALDLDRVDRDRFGVVLGCGIGGMETFEDQAMVMMQKGVGRISPFFVPMMISNMAAGHISMNLNLRGPSETVVTACASATNACGSAFRLIQRGDCKAVLTGGTEASIVRLAFAGFCAMKAMSTLNEEPAKASRPFDRDRSGFVMGEGSGILVFEELEQALARGARIYAEVVGYGSSCDAYHITDPAPNGEGAARAMQAALDDAGLKPEEITYINAHGTATEKNDYFETLAIKSVFGEAANKVAISSTKSMTGHLLGAAGGVELIASALAVYDDIIPPTINLENPGEGCDLDYVPREARRLTVNAAISNTFGFGGHNATVAIRKYRPGE; translated from the coding sequence ATGAGCAAGCGCGTGGTCATCACGGGTGTCGGTGTGGTATCGCCCGTAGGGACAGGCAAGGAGAAGTTTTGGTCTGCCTTGACCAACGGCATATCCGGCATCGGCCCTGTCACCCGTTTTGACGCCAGCGATCTTCCGACTCAGGTAGCCGGTGAGGTTAAGGATTTTGAACCTACCCAGTTTCTCGACCGCAAGGAAGCGCGGCGGATGGATCGTTTCTCCCAATACGGCGTGGCGGCAGCCAAGATGGCCATCGAAGATGCCGCTTTGGATCTCGATAGGGTAGACCGGGACCGCTTCGGTGTCGTCCTGGGCTGCGGCATCGGCGGCATGGAGACCTTCGAGGATCAGGCCATGGTGATGATGCAAAAAGGCGTCGGCCGAATCAGCCCTTTCTTCGTCCCCATGATGATCTCCAACATGGCCGCCGGGCATATCTCGATGAACCTCAACCTGCGCGGACCGAGTGAGACGGTGGTGACGGCCTGTGCCTCGGCGACGAACGCCTGCGGCAGCGCCTTCCGGCTCATCCAGCGCGGCGACTGCAAGGCCGTGCTGACCGGCGGGACGGAAGCCTCTATCGTTCGGCTCGCCTTCGCTGGTTTCTGCGCCATGAAGGCCATGTCCACCCTCAATGAAGAGCCGGCCAAGGCCAGCCGCCCCTTTGATCGTGACCGCAGCGGTTTCGTCATGGGGGAAGGCTCCGGCATCCTCGTCTTCGAGGAACTGGAACAGGCCCTCGCCCGGGGCGCTCGCATCTATGCCGAGGTGGTCGGCTACGGTTCCTCCTGTGACGCCTACCACATTACGGACCCGGCGCCGAACGGCGAAGGGGCTGCCCGGGCCATGCAGGCCGCTCTCGATGACGCCGGCCTGAAGCCGGAGGAGATCACCTACATCAACGCCCACGGCACGGCGACGGAGAAAAACGATTACTTCGAGACACTGGCTATCAAGTCCGTCTTTGGCGAAGCGGCGAACAAGGTCGCCATCAGTTCGACCAAGTCCATGACAGGGCACCTCCTCGGCGCTGCCGGCGGTGTTGAGTTGATCGCCTCCGCCCTCGCTGTTTATGACGACATCATCCCGCCGACGATCAACCTCGAGAACCCCGGTGAGGGCTGTGATCTCGATTATGTTCCTCGCGAGGCGCGCAGACTAACGGTGAATGCGGCCATCTCCAACACCTTTGGCTTCGGCGGACACAACGCGACTGTGGCGATCCGCAAATACCGCCC